The Fictibacillus arsenicus genome contains a region encoding:
- a CDS encoding 3-hydroxyacyl-CoA dehydrogenase translates to MNIQESRALVTGGASGLGEATVRKIVENGGQAVILDLSVEQGDRLVKELGSSVSFVKTDVTSEEEVKAAVASAVNRMGSVNTVVNCAGIGIAEKVFGKKGTHSLDLFTKVISVNLIGTFNVCRLAAESVVKNVENAAGERGVIINTASVAAFEGQIGQAAYSASKGGVVGMTLPLAREFARFGIRVMTIAPGLFHTPMFEMLPEEARTALGKMVPFPSRLGLPEEYAQLVQSIVENTMLNGETIRLDGAIRMQPK, encoded by the coding sequence ATGAATATTCAAGAGTCTAGAGCGCTTGTAACAGGCGGGGCTTCAGGTCTTGGTGAGGCAACGGTAAGGAAGATTGTTGAAAACGGAGGTCAGGCTGTGATTCTCGACCTTTCTGTGGAACAGGGGGATCGGCTTGTTAAAGAACTTGGTTCATCTGTTTCTTTTGTTAAAACAGATGTAACGAGTGAAGAGGAAGTCAAGGCAGCCGTTGCTTCAGCAGTAAATCGAATGGGTTCCGTTAATACAGTTGTCAATTGTGCCGGCATTGGTATAGCTGAAAAAGTGTTTGGAAAAAAGGGAACGCATAGTTTGGATCTTTTCACCAAAGTAATTTCCGTTAATCTGATTGGTACGTTTAACGTATGCCGTCTGGCAGCTGAGAGTGTGGTTAAAAATGTGGAAAATGCGGCAGGTGAAAGAGGCGTAATTATTAATACGGCTTCTGTTGCAGCATTTGAGGGGCAAATCGGCCAGGCTGCATACAGCGCTTCAAAAGGCGGAGTGGTTGGAATGACACTTCCTCTTGCAAGGGAGTTTGCTAGATTTGGTATACGTGTGATGACAATTGCACCGGGACTTTTCCATACACCGATGTTTGAAATGCTTCCGGAAGAAGCACGGACAGCACTTGGAAAAATGGTTCCGTTCCCGTCCAGGCTCGGTCTTCCAGAAGAGTATGCGCAGCTTGTACAAAGCATTGTTGAGAATACGATGCTGAATGGAGAAACGATACGTCTCGATGGAGCTATACGAATGCAGCCTAAATAA